A region from the Caloenas nicobarica isolate bCalNic1 chromosome 11, bCalNic1.hap1, whole genome shotgun sequence genome encodes:
- the LOC135993103 gene encoding monocarboxylate transporter 2-like isoform X2, with protein MPSPPNPGRAPGPPDGGWGWVVVFGAFISIGFAYAFPKGIAIFFKEIQDFFGTSYSEIAWVSSIMLATTYGAGPISSILVNRYGSRPVVIFGGLLCGVGMVSAAFCTSILQLYICVGFITGFGLALNLQPSVIMIGKYFLKRRPIANGLAMAGSPVMLCTLAPLNQFLFDNFGWRGSFLILGAILLNCCVAGALFRPIRAATASVKIHTTEEGKGTLKEQVTKDAMEMSGPTNVPTETKTEEEGGKDCCEKINQYLDFSLFKHRGFLIYLIGNVLMFLGFFAPIVFLAPYAKHIGIDEYSAAFLLSILAIVDMIARPTTGIIANSKWVRPRIQYFFSFAITFNGTCHLLCPLASGYTGLVVYSIFFGLAFGMVCAMLFETLMDLVGAARFTSAVGLVTIAECCTILLGPPIGGTLIDTFGDYKYMFIKCGVVMVLAGTFLFIMNYYNYRMLAKEEKERKAKEEDPKPVRTENEGRNNWNKETTQDGPELEPLREEQEGLKKEVNGANEV; from the exons ATGCCGTCCCCCCCTAACCCGGGGCGAGCCCCCGGCCCGCCGGACGGCGGCTGGGGTTGGGTGGTGGTCTTCGGTGCTTTCATTTCTATCGGCTTCGCGTACGCCTTCCCCAAAGGCATAGCCATCTTCTTCAAAGAAATCCAGGATTTCTTTGGCACGTCCTATAGTGAGATCGCGTGGGTCTCCTCCATCATGTTGGCCACGACGTACGGTGCAG GTCCCATTAGCAGTATTCTAGTAAACCGCTATGGCAGCCGACCTGTGGTTATATTCGGAGGCCTGCTCTGTGGTGTCGGGATGGTCTCAGCCGCCTTCTGCACCAGCATCCTGCAGCTCTACATCTGCGTGGGATTCATTACAG GATTTGGCCTTGCCCTCAACCTTCAGCCATCAGTGATAATGATAGGGAAATACTTTCTGAAGAGAAGACCCATTGCAAACGGCCTTGCTATGGCAGGCAGCCCTGTGATGCTTTGCACCCTGGCTCCTCTCAACCAGTTCCTTTTTGACAATTTTGGCTGGAGGGGCAGCTTTTTAATTCTTGGGGCAATTTTATTAAACTGCTGTGTGGCAGGAGCTCTCTTCCGACCCATCAGGGCAGCCACAGCGTCAGTCAAAATCCACACAActgaggaagggaagggcacTCTGAAAGAACAGGTCACTAAGGATGCCATGGAAATGAGTGGCCCCACGAACGTCCCCACGGAGAccaaaacagaagaggaaggaggaaaggactGTTGTGAAAAAATCAATCAGTACCTTGATTTCTCCCTCTTTAAGCACAGAGGGTTCTTGATTTACCTGATCGGAAATGTACTCAtgttcctgggtttttttgcccccATCGTTTTTCTGGCACCCTATGCAAAACACATCGGCATTGACGAATATTCAGCTGCTTTCCTCCTTTCGATTCTTGCTATCGTGGATATGATTGCCCGACCTACCACTGGCATCATTGCAAACAGCAAGTGGGTGAGGCCACGAATTCAATACTTTTTCAGCTTCGCCATTACTTTCAACGGCACCTGCCACCTTCTGTGCCCGCTGGCTTCTGGCTACACGGGGCTCGTTGTTTACTCCATCTTTTTTGGCTTGGCCTTCGGCATGGTTTGTGCCATGCTTTTTGAAACGCTCATGGACCTCGTGGGAGCTGCCCGCTTCACAAGCGCTGTTGGCCTGGTCACCATTGCGGAATGCTGCACGATATTGCTGGGACCGCCTATCGGAG GAACTCTTATCGATACCTTTGGGGACTATAAATATATGTTCATTAAATGTGGGGTTGTGATGGTCCTGGCAGGAACCTTCCTGTTCATCatgaattattataattatcGTATGCTTgccaaggaggagaaggaaagaaaggcaaaagaagagGACCCTAAACCTGTAAGGACagaaaatgaaggcagaaaTAACTGGAACAAAGAAACCACACAGGATGGGCCTGAGCTGGAACCTTTAAGAGAGGAACAAGAAGGACTAAAGAAGGAAGTGAACGGTGCAAATGAAGTTTAA